In Bos taurus isolate L1 Dominette 01449 registration number 42190680 breed Hereford chromosome 17, ARS-UCD2.0, whole genome shotgun sequence, the genomic window CACTCAGCTGTGGGAGCCTGGTTGACGCCTTTCATGGGGACCTCGTCCAGCGAGTTTTGCTGTGGGAAAGGCTTTTAAACCCATCTTCCAATGGTTCCACTGGGAAATGGTTATATCGGTcaccagagaaaataaacacgCCTGTAGGCTGTCAGCTTCCAGACTCACCCACTCTCCGGACTCTAAAACCATGTAAGTGGCTCAGGCAGTCACTTTTAAGAGAGCCACCAAAAACAGGAGGCGAGCACTGCAAAACAAAGTCACAGAGCTGAAAACAAAAACCAGGGACTCCCCGGCACCCCAGCGGGCAAGagcctgcctgcccatgcaggggacacaggtctgagcGCTGGCCCAAGAACACCCCACGTGCCACGGGGCCACGAAGCCTGTGCGCCTCAGCTACGGAGCGTGCGCTCCAGGGCCAAGCTCTGCAGAGGAGAGGCCACCGCACTGGAGGAAGCCCGCCCGCAGCAGcgcagacccagcacagacagaaGAGACAGAAGGAAGCTAAACATGGACCCAAGTAAAGAGCCGTCACTCGCAGGGGACAAAGGGGGGTGGCCACAATCCCGAACCAAGTGCTTCCCCAGAAACACGAGCACGCATGGGCACTGGCCCCGAGGCGCACAGAACTCAGGCCTGCTGAAGCCAGCGCACACTTCCACATGGGCACACGCCTCAAGCCAGGCCAGGCCCTCCCACCGCGCCCCTCGAGCCAGCGTCCTGCGGCCTGCCTCACGCCTCTGGCTCACGCCCTCTCCTTAGGCCATGAGCCCCCAGCACCCTCCCTTCTACCTTCCAGCCTGAGCCCACGTGTGACCCGCTGGGAGGCCGCTCCCCCTCCAGGCAGCCCCCAGTCCTTCACGAACACTCCCGGCGACAGGGTCGCACCCTGCCTGCCCCAGGTGCGCTGGGCTGTTCTGCCCGCGCACCCAGGAGCCTCCTTGCGGGCTGGAGCTGAGTGGAGATGCGTCACGCCCGTGGGACATTGGGAAGCACAGCCTCCAGGGACACGGGGTTGGCGCTGCAGGTCTCTCCGGGCTCCGAGCCCCCTGGAGTCAGAGGGGCCCCAGGAGGCGTAAGGGGCAGACGCCTTACCTTGGTCGGTTTTGGTTGCTGGCTTCCAGTTTTCAGCACTAATTACAGGCAGACACACCTGCCCCTTCTCGTCGATGTTCGGGTGGTAGATCTTCGTTTTGAACGTGATCTTCGGTGGTTTGAAGGGGTACTCTGCTGGAAAGTTGATTTCGATTCTGAAGGCCCCCTTATCATAGGGAGGGTTGTCCTGCAGAGAAAGGAGACCAGCGTGAGCCTGCCACTGAGACAGGACAGCTCCAAGGGTTTCACCTTGAAAACGCTTCATTTGATTCAAGAGGTTATATCAACTAAAGCCTCATCACCACCAAGGAAATGATAAGTAGTATTCGTAGAGCAGGGTGCCTGAGATGGACACCCTGGTCtctctacattttttaaaaaataagactttttttttcagtagctGTAGCTTTACTGCAAAACTGAGAGGAAGACACAAAATTCTTccacacacacagcctccccaAGCACCAACACCCCCATGTCACGACTGAGTGGCCGATACACCCTCACCCACAGCCCACACCCTGCAGACGGCTCGTGACGGTGCTGGATGCTGCAGGCGCCTTACACCCTCTGCCTGGAATCACACAGCCTGGAGCCTTTTCAGACTGCTTCTTTCAGTAATGAGCATTTAAGGTTCTTCCATGGCTTGTCAGAGCACTTCTTTTTGACGCTCAGTTTTATTCCACtctccttcatggatcacagccttgtcatggcgaAAGGGCTCGAATAACTCAATGACGCTGAGCCATGCCACGCAGGGCCACAGGAGACAGACGGGttacagtggagagttctgacagaaggCGGTCCATGCGGAGGAGGATATCGCAAACTACTCCAGTGTTCCTGTCTGAAGAGCACCAtggacagcatgaaaaggcaaaaagatacgacactggaagatgagcccccccaGGTTgcaaggtgtccaatatgctcctGCGGAGGGCAGTgactaacagctccagaaagaaggacGCGCAGGGGCCAAGGTGGGAATGGCGCTCAGCCGTAGACGTGTCTGGTGGTAAAGGAAGGTAAACCTTGATGCCGTAAAGAACAAATGCTGCATAAGAACTTGGGACATCAGGTCCGTGAACcaaggtaaactggatgtggaaaagtaggagatggcaagactgaatgttAACAtctcaggaatcagtgaactaaagtggatggaatgggcgaatttaattcagatgaccattttatctactactgtgggtaagaatcccatagaagaaatggagtacccctcCTAGTCAACATGAGTCTGAAACAcggtacttgggtgcaatctcaaaaatgacagaatgatcttggtttgtttctaaggcaaaccattcattatcacagtaatccaagtctgtgccccaactgctgaggctgaagaaactgaaattaaaCAGTTCTatacgagaccttttagaaccaacaccaaaaaagatgtccttttcatcacaggggattggaatgcaataATAGGAACTCAAGAGACACTCagaaggagactcttgagagtcccttggactgcaaggagatccaaccagtccatcctaaaggaaatcaacactgaatattcattggaaggactgatactgaagctgaaactccaatgctttggccacctgatgcgaagagctgactcatttgaaaagaccctgatgctgggaaagattgaggcaagaggagacggggacgacagaggaggagatggctggatggcatcactggttcaACGGACGTGGATTTGAACAAACTGggagacagaagaggagagaagcctggcatgctgcagtccatggagtcacagagttggacacaacttagcggctgaacaacaattattccattgtctggatgcacACCAGTCAGCACGCTCGTGGTCAAGGGACCGCAAGCCTATGCCCGCTCAAACGGAGGGTCACACTTGCTCTCTAGGACCCAGCCTCCAGAGCTACTAATGTCAGAGAAATGCATGTCTTTGGGAGAGAACGTGGGGTGTGGGTGGGCTCAGGCTTCCTGCACGCACACACTCTGCTGCTGGCATCACCCCTCACCCTGCCATGGCACCCGGCCCTCACTGCTGGCCAGCAGGCACTGCTGCTCCGGGAAGCCGTGAGGTTGAGGTCAAGGTCACCGGCCGTGTTCTCAAGGCAGGAGAAGCCTTCTCTGTTAGTCTGGGTGATACCTGAGCGCAGGGACCCAAGGCGTCCCCAGAACCAGCCTCACGTTTGCTAACGGAACAGCTAAGCTGTCCGTTTCTTCTCTTGACCCTGCGATCATCAACACCAGTTTTCGTATTATTCTTTTGAACATGGCCAAAAATGTCCTCCGTCAAACACTGATTTAACGTGCCTGGAACACAAGGCCTCCAGAACCAGGCTGGAGTCGGCTCCACAGAAGAGAAAAGAGCGTCAGCCACCAGCCACAGCGTGCGGGGGCGAAGCAGGCGGGCGCCTGAGGACCCCAGGGCGACTCGCAGGAGGAGCCCCGTGTGCCGTCAGCACTCGGGAGTAAAACAGCTTCTCGTTCGGAGAGAGACTGACCACACAGCTTTCAAAAACGAAACTACGACCAGGTGGTCAGCCAGGTTACAGTGGGCGAGGCACTCGGGCAGACGATTCTCCAAAACGGATACAGACACGGGCAACAGGCTCAGGGAGAGAGGTTCCTCATTCCCTCAGGAAAAAGCCCACGAAACCGCAGCAAGAGGGGCTCCCGGGTCCCACGCTGCCACTTGGCTCTCCCAACGCCGGCGGCGCGACCCCTGCTCGGGGAGCTGAGAGCCCACGTTCTGTGTGGCAAGGCCAGAAAATACACAAAACCAAACACCACAATGAAGACACCACTTCACACCTACTAGGAGGGCTGTAAACGAGACCGACAACAGCAAGCCGTAGTCAGGAGGTGGAAAAACGGAACGCTTACGTGCAGCTGTCGGGGTGTCGACGGAACGGCCGCTGTGGAAACAGCCTGCACCGGTCAAAGCATGAGACACGGCCAGCATGGGGCCCCGCAACCCCACCCCAGGCCAGCACCTGGAGATGAAGGCACGCGCCCCCAGGAAACCCTGCTCGTGCGTGTTCACAGCGGCCTCGCTCGCGATGCCCAGACGGCGCAGACAAGCAAGCGCCTCTCAGGCGGGGATGGGCGAGCGGGCGCCGACGCCACCGTCGCAGCAGGGCCACGCGGCACGCGCGGCGGAGTCTGCACACAGGCTCCAGCAGGGAGAGGCCGCGTGGCAGACAAAGCTCACGGGTGCACACACGCAGGAACGAGCACAGCTCAGTGCCCGGGGCGGGGGCGACGCTGGCGGGACACTTCTCTGAGGATAACGAAACCCGTTCTGCCCTTGCGGCAGAGGAGGCACGCCGGAGGCCACGGACCCCACACTGCACACGGGCGAGATGCGTGGTCTCTGCCTCTCGGTGAAACCGCGGGGGAGGAAGCAGGCTGACTCAGGAGCAGGGCTCCGGCGGAGGGCAGGGGTGTCCCTCCTGGAGAGGCTGAGAAGCGCCCGAGGtcgtcccacggacagaggtggCTGCTGGCATCTCGTGAACAAGAGAAACCGACCACGCTGCACAGACAGCCCACCTGCACACACCAAGATGTAGTCTGCAGTGCGCCGCGAGAGCCAGAGACTCAACAGCTCACAGACTGTGCAACGCAAGGCCAAGGGCAGGAAACGCGGGGACAGATACAGGCCTCTCCGCCTGAACCAGAACTCGCCGAGACGCTGCCCCCGCCAGTCACGGAGCAGAAGTCAGCCTGGGAGGAGCCGCGCGGCGGCTGCCCAGTCACAGCGCCCGTCTCCACGCTGCCAGCAGCCCCGTTTTGTTTCTGTCCACCCGGCTCCCTCACCGTGAACTGGGGCTGAGTCCTGACTGGTCCACACACGTTCCGTCAATACGGTGGCCGCCAGCCCAGTGACCACTGTGTACTTGAGACAGGGCTCTCCCGGAAGTACACTGTGAGCACAGAATAGCACCTGGGATTCAGAGACTTTGGGCAAAACACGAATGCAAACTATTCCATTAATAATTATGCACACTGCCTCTACAGAGAAGGTTCACAGCCACTTGCCGATGCCTGCGTCACCGCCTGAGCTCCGCCTCCCGTCAGATCAGATCCTAATAAACGTAAAGTGCCTCAACcatccccaaaccacccccaCCTGTGAACACCTGTCTCCCACCAAACCCGGCGCCACAAAGGCTGGAGACGCCACAACTCAGTACTTGGTAGCTCTGGCCAGGGCACTCGGGCGAGAAAAGGAAATAGAGCATCCTCACTGGAGAGGGGGAAATGGACCACCTTGGTCGGGACCTGGCCTGATCGTACACACACGGAAAACTAAAGATGAGTCACACACAAACCGTCAGAAACCAAAGCAACGCGAACGTCACCCACATTTCTGTACACGAACAACGATCGACAGGGAACCCAAAACGGAGTTGCCACTGGGAAGATGAAAATACCCAAGGTGTGCTTAAGCAAGGAGGCTGTTACAGACTCAATGCTggtgcccccaccccgcccaggtGCTCACACGGGTGCCCTCACCCACAGCGTGCAGAGAGTAAAGAGGCAACTAAGGCTCAAC contains:
- the UBE2L3 gene encoding ubiquitin-conjugating enzyme E2 L3 isoform X1 produces the protein MAASRRLMKDNPPYDKGAFRIEINFPAEYPFKPPKITFKTKIYHPNIDEKGQVCLPVISAENWKPATKTDQVIQSLIALVNDPQPEHPLRADLAEEYSKDRKKFCKNAEEFTKKYGEKRPVD